The genomic stretch TACTATTTTACAGAGTAATTCTGAAGGCCGTTATAATAATATGTTTTAGTAATCTGAAAGCGTTAAGATGAAAGGTTTTGGGGTTGTTATAACAGGAGGGATAAGGAAGAATCTGAAAGAAGAGGATAACTTATCCGGAAAGAGGTTTTCATGGAAATACAGTTATGGAGAGAAATACTTGATCCTTATGCACTTGCCGTGGAGGAGCTTGTAGTAAAATTCAATCATATAATTGAAGAATACAAGAAGAAGGGGGAATATTCTCCTATTGAGCAGGTCAATGGCAGAGTAAAGACGATTTCCAGTATCTTGGAGAAAGCACAGAAGAAGAGTATTCCGTTGCCGGATATCGAAGAAATGATGGAAGACATTGCAGGTATCCGTATCATTTGCCAGTTTGTGGAGGATATCGAAAAAGTAGTAGAAATCATAAAAAAGCGTACGGATCTTGAGATAAAGAGTGAGAAGGATTATATTAACAATACAAAATCCAGTGGATACAGAAGTTATCATATGATAATTTATTATAAAGTGGAGACATTAAAGGGAACCAAGCAGGTACAGGCAGAGATACAGATCAGAACACTGGCTATGAATTTCTGGGCAACTATTGAGCATTCCCTTCAATATAAGTATAAAGAAAACATGCCGGAACAGATCAGGGCAAGATTAAGCAAAGCAGCTGATGCCATTATATCTCTGGACCAGGAGATGTCCTCTGTTCGGGATGAAATCATGGATGCGCAGAATTCGTTTAAGGTAAAAGCTAACATGGTAGCTGATATCCTGACGAATATACAAAATTTATATAAAGTTGCCAACAAACGTGAAGTTGTTAAGATACAGGATGAATTCTTTCATATTTATGAAACGGGAGATTTGGAGCAATTAGAGCGTTTTAACAGAGAACTGGACAAAATATCAGAGGGTTATCGTGCCCAAAGTTTACGTTAAGTGAAGAGGATTATAAAGAATATACTGAAAAGTAGGACGACCAGAATAACACGATAAATTTTTTAACACGCTTGACATACAGAGAATATAATTCGTTTAAAAGCAATAGATTTACAAGATTGGATATGAAGGAAGAGGTTAACATGAAATTACCACAGACATTTGAAGAACGCATGAGAAGCTTACTGGGAGAGGAGTACGGTGAGTATGAGAAAAGCCTGGAGCAAAAGCATTATAGTGGGCTCAGAGTAAATACTCTTAAAATAACACCGGAGGAATTTGAGAAAATTTCTCCCTTTAAGATAACAAGAATACCCTGGATTAGGAATGGGTATTACTACGATGCAGAGGAGCAACCGGCTAGGCATCCCTACTACTTTGCGGGTCTTTATTATATCCAGGAACCCAGTGCCATGACTCCGGCGAGTCTTTTACCGGTTACCCCGGGAGATAGGGTATTAGACCTTTGTGCTGCCCCGGGAGGGAAAAGTACAGAATTAGGAGCCAGATTACAGGGAAAGGGTCTGTTGGTATCAAATGATATCTCAAATTCCAGGGCGAAAGCTCTGCTAAAGAATATTGAACTTTTTGGAATCCGAAACCCGGTTATCATCAGTGAAGCACCTGGAAAATTAACGGATTATTTTACGGAATATTTTGATAAGATTCTGGTAGATGCGCCATGTTCAGGAGAAGGAATGTTTCGTAAATCTCCGGCAATTATGAAGAATTGGGAACAATATGGGGTTGAGTATTATAACAAACTGCAGAAGGAAATTATCCTGCAGGCAGCCAGAATGTTAAGACCCGGTGGTTATATGCTTTATTCTACTTGTACCTTTTCACCGGAAGAAAATGAAGGAACCATCTCTTATCTGCTGGATCAATATCCGGAATTTCAAGTTGTTGATCCCCTTGTCATGAATACAGGCGCGACTGATGAGAACAGCATGCAGAACTCTTCTGCAGGTCAGGTTTCTTATGAAGGATTTTCACATGGAAGACCTGACTGGGCCGATGGAAGAGAAGAACTTAAAAACTGCATTAGACTTTGGCCCCATAAGATAAAAGGAGAAGGACATTTCATTGCTCTTTTGCGTAAAGGAGAGTCCGAACCGGGACAAGATATGAATAGAGCGGGTAACTCCGTTAAAATAACCAGTGAGACGGAAGAATTTCTTAAGCATGTCCATATTCCCATTCCTACTGAGAATTTGATGACAAAAGAGGACAGGTTATACCTGTTACCGGAAGGTTTACCGGACTTAAAAGGACTTCGACTGCTGCGCCAGGGACTGCTCCTTGGTGAGATGAAGAAAGGGCGTTTTGAGCCAAGTCAGGCTCTGGCAAGTGCTTTGACACCGGGTGACTTTAAAAAAGTAATAGACCTGCCGGGAAATAGTTCAGAAGCTATAAAATACCTAAAATGTGAAACCATTACTGCTGAAACACCTTTTGGGGACGGTTATCACCTGGTTACTGCTGATTCCTATTCTCTTGGTTGGGGAAAGTTATCGGGAAATTCACTTAAGAATAAATATCTGCCTGGCTGGAGATGGATGTAAAGATAAAATTTAGATATAAATGTTGGCACGAGGATAGTATAGGAAAAGGATATAAAAGATTTATATTGTCTTTTAATAAGAAAGTTGTAATTTGAAAGGAAAAATAAATGGGAGAATA from Anaerocolumna sp. AGMB13020 encodes the following:
- a CDS encoding GTP pyrophosphokinase, with the protein product MEIQLWREILDPYALAVEELVVKFNHIIEEYKKKGEYSPIEQVNGRVKTISSILEKAQKKSIPLPDIEEMMEDIAGIRIICQFVEDIEKVVEIIKKRTDLEIKSEKDYINNTKSSGYRSYHMIIYYKVETLKGTKQVQAEIQIRTLAMNFWATIEHSLQYKYKENMPEQIRARLSKAADAIISLDQEMSSVRDEIMDAQNSFKVKANMVADILTNIQNLYKVANKREVVKIQDEFFHIYETGDLEQLERFNRELDKISEGYRAQSLR
- a CDS encoding RsmB/NOP family class I SAM-dependent RNA methyltransferase, translated to MKLPQTFEERMRSLLGEEYGEYEKSLEQKHYSGLRVNTLKITPEEFEKISPFKITRIPWIRNGYYYDAEEQPARHPYYFAGLYYIQEPSAMTPASLLPVTPGDRVLDLCAAPGGKSTELGARLQGKGLLVSNDISNSRAKALLKNIELFGIRNPVIISEAPGKLTDYFTEYFDKILVDAPCSGEGMFRKSPAIMKNWEQYGVEYYNKLQKEIILQAARMLRPGGYMLYSTCTFSPEENEGTISYLLDQYPEFQVVDPLVMNTGATDENSMQNSSAGQVSYEGFSHGRPDWADGREELKNCIRLWPHKIKGEGHFIALLRKGESEPGQDMNRAGNSVKITSETEEFLKHVHIPIPTENLMTKEDRLYLLPEGLPDLKGLRLLRQGLLLGEMKKGRFEPSQALASALTPGDFKKVIDLPGNSSEAIKYLKCETITAETPFGDGYHLVTADSYSLGWGKLSGNSLKNKYLPGWRWM